The following proteins come from a genomic window of Galactobacillus timonensis:
- a CDS encoding DHH family phosphoesterase, which yields MQKKISDMKRMVIILLVVEAALLFLFRVGLDKGIFSATIILIIEAVFLFWAMDRFDTMNDEAQRGISEVVGSAASDAFLFAETGMVMYDEAHVITWMSELFEKRGINRIGTRVLSWLPEAEPLINGTVDQVSVQLDDRLYEITRKEDEPVLFFKDVTELSRTQTELEEGRTVIGMASLDNFDEATQFEEDNTVAAISLAVRSPFTQYCKDHGILVKRVSNDSYFLLLDEKIFSDLAADHFSILNTVRKAAQKQDAAITLSMAFARGTMTFEQMDDTVNKLMDLAQARGGDQVVVQKAGEDVVYFGGSTEATEKRSRVRVRVMAHTLRELISRSSNVVICGHRNMDFDCMGSALGVARVAAALHKPVVLIAKTGGIEEKLNSVVQAHLAQLDQEVHFVTENEAINQLGDKTLTVMVDHHNSKQSNGSKLLEEAKQVVVIDHHRRSTEMGVKPVLVYIEAGASSASELIVELLPYISNQIELSELDANVMLAGMTIDTGRFHNRTGARTYEAAAQLRQAGADPQLVDDWLKDSYEEFSIKARAISMSQRYANNIVLCPVKDMVLSRSMMSQVADSIMEIQNVDAAFVLANDNDNETAVSARSNGKVNVQVIMEKMHGGGHMTMAALQRDKCSIDDLQAELLKTIDTYFKEDQSDEGDSEDGRKESR from the coding sequence ATGCAGAAAAAAATCAGTGACATGAAACGGATGGTCATCATTCTTCTGGTGGTGGAGGCGGCGCTTCTGTTTCTGTTCCGCGTGGGACTGGACAAGGGCATCTTCTCGGCTACGATCATTCTGATCATTGAGGCGGTGTTCCTGTTCTGGGCAATGGACCGCTTCGATACGATGAATGATGAGGCGCAGCGTGGCATCAGTGAAGTGGTCGGCTCGGCGGCTTCGGATGCGTTCCTGTTTGCGGAAACAGGCATGGTCATGTATGACGAGGCCCATGTCATCACCTGGATGAGTGAACTGTTTGAGAAGCGGGGCATCAACCGGATCGGTACGCGTGTCCTTTCGTGGCTGCCGGAAGCGGAGCCGCTGATCAACGGGACGGTGGATCAGGTCAGTGTGCAGCTGGATGATCGGCTGTATGAGATTACGCGCAAGGAAGATGAGCCGGTTCTTTTCTTCAAAGATGTGACGGAGCTGAGCCGGACGCAGACGGAACTGGAAGAAGGCCGTACAGTCATCGGCATGGCGTCGCTGGACAACTTTGATGAGGCGACGCAGTTTGAGGAGGACAATACGGTGGCGGCGATTTCGCTGGCGGTCCGTTCTCCGTTTACGCAGTACTGCAAGGATCATGGAATTCTGGTGAAGCGGGTTTCGAATGATTCCTATTTTCTTCTGTTGGATGAGAAGATCTTTTCGGATCTTGCGGCGGATCATTTCTCGATTCTCAATACGGTGCGCAAGGCGGCGCAGAAACAGGATGCGGCGATTACGCTTTCGATGGCGTTTGCGCGCGGAACCATGACCTTTGAGCAGATGGATGATACGGTCAACAAGCTGATGGATCTGGCCCAGGCACGCGGCGGCGATCAGGTGGTCGTTCAGAAGGCCGGGGAAGATGTTGTCTACTTCGGCGGCAGTACAGAGGCGACCGAGAAGCGCAGCCGTGTCCGTGTGCGGGTCATGGCGCATACGCTGAGGGAGCTGATTTCGCGTTCGAGCAACGTTGTGATCTGCGGTCATCGCAATATGGACTTTGACTGTATGGGTTCGGCTCTTGGTGTGGCACGCGTTGCGGCGGCACTTCATAAGCCGGTGGTATTGATTGCCAAGACCGGCGGCATTGAGGAGAAACTCAACAGTGTTGTGCAGGCGCATCTTGCCCAGCTGGATCAGGAAGTGCACTTTGTGACAGAGAATGAGGCGATCAATCAGCTGGGTGACAAGACGCTGACGGTGATGGTGGATCATCACAATAGCAAGCAGTCGAACGGTTCGAAACTTCTGGAAGAGGCGAAGCAGGTGGTTGTGATTGATCATCACCGCCGTTCGACGGAGATGGGTGTGAAGCCAGTGCTGGTCTATATTGAGGCGGGTGCTTCGTCGGCCAGTGAGCTGATTGTGGAGCTGCTGCCGTACATTTCGAATCAGATTGAGTTGAGTGAGCTGGATGCCAACGTGATGCTGGCGGGTATGACGATTGATACGGGACGGTTCCATAACCGTACCGGTGCTCGTACCTATGAGGCGGCGGCCCAGCTGCGTCAGGCAGGTGCGGATCCGCAGCTGGTGGATGACTGGCTGAAGGATTCGTATGAGGAGTTCTCGATCAAGGCACGGGCAATTTCGATGAGTCAACGCTATGCGAATAACATTGTGCTGTGTCCGGTGAAGGATATGGTGTTGAGCAGGTCGATGATGTCGCAGGTGGCGGATTCAATCATGGAGATTCAGAATGTGGATGCGGCCTTTGTGCTGGCAAATGACAATGACAATGAGACGGCGGTCAGTGCACGTTCCAACGGTAAGGTGAATGTGCAGGTGATCATGGAAAAGATGCACGGCGGCGGTCATATGACGATGGCGGCTCTGCAGCGGGACAAGTGTTCGATTGATGATCTGCAGGCGGAGCTGTTGAAGACGATTGATACATATTTTAAGGAGGATCAGAGCGATGAAGGTGATTCTGAAGACGGACGTAAAGAAAGTCGGTAA
- a CDS encoding S1C family serine protease, which yields MKKLIWAVLCGLLVWNVILSTELHSLRQQSSVETSMPNATPGANEVVTHTVNGYVSDITTAAASVRRSMVRMIIDGTESGSGIIYKQDGDTYYVLTSSGLVTNGTDIEVRLASGALVEGTVVGYDSISDAAVVTMVPGVECPVLSFGDSSLVKAGEYVIALGATSSATNSFPISFGVSGQPGQQVHSSNGRYGMIEMLETDMDYQTAMQGGALVNLSGELVGMISGTYGASVSAVGVNELQDVLEQLENNGTVTRGYLGAAVENVANLETYEKSSLNVALDLLEGVMVSSVAAQSPAEEAGMRTGDVILSSGDASFSDIEDLRRFLYTCVPMQMVTFNVQRGQDVVEVSVTLQ from the coding sequence ATGAAAAAGTTGATCTGGGCAGTGTTGTGTGGTCTGCTGGTATGGAATGTGATTCTGAGCACTGAGCTTCATTCGCTGCGTCAGCAGTCTTCGGTTGAGACGTCGATGCCGAATGCGACCCCGGGGGCCAATGAAGTCGTGACGCATACGGTCAACGGCTATGTGTCGGACATTACGACGGCAGCTGCTTCGGTGCGCAGGTCGATGGTGCGAATGATCATCGACGGTACGGAGAGCGGCAGCGGTATCATCTACAAGCAGGATGGTGATACGTACTATGTGCTGACCAGCAGCGGTCTGGTGACCAACGGGACTGATATTGAGGTGCGTCTGGCCAGTGGTGCCCTCGTCGAGGGGACGGTGGTCGGCTACGATTCGATCAGCGATGCGGCTGTCGTGACCATGGTACCCGGGGTTGAGTGCCCGGTGCTGAGCTTTGGTGATTCTTCCCTGGTCAAGGCGGGGGAATACGTCATTGCGCTTGGCGCTACAAGCTCGGCGACAAACAGTTTTCCGATCAGCTTCGGTGTCAGCGGTCAGCCCGGTCAGCAGGTTCATTCGTCCAACGGACGCTATGGCATGATCGAGATGCTGGAAACGGACATGGACTATCAGACGGCAATGCAGGGCGGTGCGCTGGTGAATCTTTCCGGCGAGCTGGTCGGCATGATCAGCGGAACCTACGGGGCCAGCGTATCAGCGGTCGGTGTCAATGAGCTTCAGGATGTTCTTGAGCAGCTGGAAAACAACGGAACAGTGACACGCGGCTATCTTGGGGCGGCTGTTGAGAATGTGGCGAATCTTGAAACCTATGAGAAGAGTTCACTGAATGTGGCGCTGGATCTGTTGGAAGGTGTGATGGTATCCAGTGTGGCAGCCCAGTCGCCGGCGGAAGAAGCAGGAATGCGTACGGGCGATGTGATTCTCAGCAGCGGGGATGCGAGCTTTTCGGATATCGAGGATCTTCGCCGTTTCCTGTATACCTGTGTGCCGATGCAGATGGTGACCTTTAATGTACAGCGTGGTCAGGATGTTGTGGAAGTGAGCGTTACGCTGCAATGA
- a CDS encoding lysoplasmalogenase gives MVRLFSLLCFILFGVYDSIQSEKSGGSRCLKPFLMPALIVFYLSSASSVQWLLAAALAFDWAGDVFLMSRRHRALLAGVISFGIGHVLRILLFVQQGLVFDDVVVLVMFMMAAYGWSVLNRIRFPLPVIRNVCLGYGGVLCLMSVAACMAMRGGGSVLSWIGSLLFVYSDSLIGLEEWGGDSGHGIMETYLIGQFLIVLGVLL, from the coding sequence ATGGTGCGCCTGTTCTCGCTTCTTTGTTTTATTCTCTTTGGTGTATATGATTCGATACAGTCGGAAAAGTCCGGCGGCAGCCGCTGCCTGAAGCCTTTTCTGATGCCTGCGCTGATTGTTTTCTATCTGTCTTCGGCTTCCTCGGTTCAATGGCTGCTGGCGGCAGCCCTGGCGTTTGACTGGGCTGGCGATGTGTTTCTGATGAGCCGCAGGCACCGGGCGCTGTTAGCGGGGGTGATCAGCTTCGGCATCGGCCATGTGCTGCGGATTCTTCTGTTTGTTCAGCAGGGGCTGGTGTTTGATGATGTGGTCGTTCTGGTCATGTTCATGATGGCTGCCTATGGGTGGTCTGTTTTGAACCGGATTCGTTTTCCGCTGCCCGTCATTCGCAATGTCTGCCTTGGCTATGGCGGTGTGCTGTGTCTGATGAGCGTCGCTGCATGCATGGCGATGCGCGGGGGCGGATCGGTTTTGAGCTGGATCGGGAGCCTCCTCTTTGTTTATTCCGATTCCTTGATCGGCTTGGAGGAATGGGGCGGTGACAGTGGACACGGTATCATGGAAACCTATCTCATCGGTCAGTTTCTGATCGTGCTGGGAGTGCTGTTATGA
- the rplI gene encoding 50S ribosomal protein L9: MKVILKTDVKKVGKRGEVVEVADGFGRNFLIARGLAVPATEHSMEILAKQKEEEAAEDAAEKQKAQELAKRLETITLEFKVNSKNGRVFGSVSTKAIVEQLRDKYDIHLDKRKFIDNYSISGLGTSRVRVELYKGVIGTVNVHIVGSEG; encoded by the coding sequence ATGAAGGTGATTCTGAAGACGGACGTAAAGAAAGTCGGTAAGAGAGGTGAAGTGGTGGAGGTTGCGGACGGCTTTGGCCGCAACTTTCTGATTGCCCGCGGGCTGGCAGTGCCGGCAACGGAGCATTCGATGGAGATTCTGGCGAAGCAGAAGGAAGAGGAGGCGGCGGAAGATGCCGCTGAGAAGCAGAAGGCCCAGGAGCTTGCCAAGCGTCTGGAGACGATTACGCTGGAGTTCAAGGTGAATTCGAAGAACGGCCGCGTGTTCGGTTCGGTTTCGACGAAGGCGATCGTTGAACAGCTGCGTGATAAGTACGATATTCATCTGGATAAGCGGAAGTTTATCGATAACTATTCGATCAGCGGCCTGGGGACATCCAGGGTACGCGTGGAGCTGTATAAGGGTGTGATCGGTACGGTCAACGTTCATATTGTCGGATCTGAGGGCTGA
- a CDS encoding phosphocarrier protein HPr encodes MKQISVTVVDPVGLHARPATVAVNAASKFKSEVKVSYKGRTVNMKSIMGVMSLGIPTQSEITVTCDGDDEDIAVKTIEEVLRAQKVIA; translated from the coding sequence ATGAAGCAGATTTCCGTAACTGTTGTAGATCCGGTTGGACTGCACGCTCGTCCTGCAACGGTCGCAGTAAACGCAGCCAGCAAGTTCAAGAGTGAAGTCAAGGTGTCCTATAAAGGCCGCACCGTAAACATGAAGTCCATTATGGGTGTTATGTCGCTTGGCATTCCGACGCAGTCCGAGATTACTGTGACATGCGACGGTGACGATGAAGATATCGCAGTCAAGACGATTGAAGAAGTTCTTCGCGCCCAGAAGGTCATTGCCTGA
- the glgB gene encoding 1,4-alpha-glucan branching protein GlgB — MSGGNYERLLREFHEGTCRKASDLFGAHFSYEGSQGVRFTVFAPHARQVTVFGSFNDWNDGEYVMERTQDPEVFSLFVPGVQEWDSYKYHILSNRGWAMDKADPYAFYSETPPANASKVYNLHDYAWHDQSWMLKRNNNEDAPVSIYEVHAGGWRHDPQDHPYTYTRLKDELLPYVSSMGFTHIELMPVTEYPYDGSWGYQTTGYYSVTSRYGNPYEFCEFIDACHQRGIGVILDFVPAHFARDSYGLASFDGQALYEYSRYEDANSPWGTLNFNFARGEVRSFLLSAALFWCRTYHMDGIRFDAVSNLVYWNGDSRRGVNTAAIEWVQQVNSALAEEFPSVMKIAEDSTTYPGVTKKTADGGLGFDYKWDLGWMNDTLRYFSMAPQYRISQEGILTFSMNYFSSEHFLLPLSHDENVHGKKTILDRMYGSYEDKFAQVRLLYAYMFAHPGKKLNFMGNELGSFREFDEKRQLDWNLLSYPLHDALHHYFQNLNMLARSVPVLYQNEYDSSSFTWVDVHAAVFVFARHAGKQWLVCALNAGTQSFPVYDLYLPFAGRGKEILNSDAVVWGGSGMVNDGAFSTGKKNRITIRLGRFAAVWLLFDAK; from the coding sequence ATGAGCGGCGGGAACTATGAGAGACTTCTGCGCGAGTTTCATGAAGGTACCTGCCGGAAGGCGTCGGATCTCTTCGGCGCTCATTTTTCCTATGAGGGTTCGCAGGGGGTTCGCTTCACTGTCTTTGCGCCGCATGCGCGGCAGGTAACGGTATTCGGCAGTTTCAATGACTGGAATGATGGGGAATATGTCATGGAGCGGACACAGGATCCGGAGGTGTTCTCTCTCTTTGTGCCTGGCGTTCAGGAATGGGACAGCTATAAGTACCACATTCTGAGCAATCGGGGATGGGCGATGGACAAGGCGGATCCCTATGCCTTCTACAGTGAGACGCCGCCTGCCAATGCGTCCAAGGTCTACAATCTGCACGACTATGCGTGGCACGATCAGAGCTGGATGCTGAAGAGGAACAATAATGAAGATGCGCCGGTGTCGATTTATGAGGTACATGCGGGCGGCTGGCGCCATGATCCCCAGGACCATCCCTATACCTATACGCGGCTGAAGGATGAGCTTCTGCCGTATGTCAGTTCCATGGGCTTTACGCATATTGAGCTGATGCCTGTGACCGAGTATCCTTACGATGGCTCGTGGGGCTATCAGACGACGGGCTACTATTCGGTTACGTCGCGCTATGGCAATCCCTATGAGTTCTGCGAGTTCATTGATGCCTGTCATCAGCGCGGCATCGGTGTGATTCTTGACTTTGTGCCGGCCCACTTTGCGCGCGACAGCTACGGTCTGGCGTCGTTTGACGGACAGGCGCTGTATGAGTACAGCCGCTATGAGGATGCCAACAGCCCCTGGGGAACGCTGAATTTCAACTTTGCAAGGGGCGAGGTGCGTTCGTTCCTGTTATCGGCGGCACTGTTCTGGTGCCGTACCTATCATATGGACGGGATCCGCTTCGATGCCGTCAGCAACCTTGTGTACTGGAACGGTGACAGCCGGCGGGGCGTGAATACGGCAGCGATTGAATGGGTTCAGCAGGTCAATAGTGCGCTTGCGGAAGAGTTTCCCTCGGTGATGAAAATAGCGGAAGATTCAACGACCTATCCCGGAGTGACGAAGAAGACTGCGGATGGTGGTCTTGGCTTTGATTATAAGTGGGATCTTGGCTGGATGAATGATACGCTGCGGTATTTTTCGATGGCGCCGCAGTATCGCATTTCGCAGGAAGGGATTCTGACGTTTTCGATGAATTACTTCAGTTCAGAGCACTTCCTTCTGCCGTTGAGCCATGATGAAAATGTGCATGGCAAGAAGACGATTCTGGACCGGATGTACGGCAGCTATGAGGACAAGTTTGCGCAGGTGCGTCTGTTATATGCGTACATGTTTGCGCATCCGGGCAAGAAGCTGAACTTCATGGGCAATGAACTCGGCAGCTTCCGTGAATTCGATGAGAAGCGGCAGCTGGACTGGAATCTTCTTTCCTATCCGCTCCATGATGCGCTGCATCATTATTTTCAGAATCTGAACATGCTTGCAAGAAGTGTTCCGGTTCTGTATCAGAATGAATATGATTCTTCCTCCTTTACGTGGGTGGATGTGCATGCGGCGGTGTTCGTATTTGCCCGCCACGCTGGAAAACAATGGCTTGTATGCGCCCTGAATGCGGGGACGCAGTCATTTCCTGTGTATGACCTCTATCTTCCGTTTGCGGGCAGGGGAAAGGAAATTCTGAACTCGGATGCGGTGGTCTGGGGTGGCAGCGGTATGGTCAATGACGGCGCTTTCTCAACGGGGAAAAAGAACCGGATTACGATCCGGCTTGGCAGGTTTGCGGCGGTGTGGCTGCTGTTTGATGCAAAATAA
- the dnaB gene encoding replicative DNA helicase, giving the protein MAVHALPSAVEAEASLLGTMMLYDNAAKTAIEMGLNEDDFFVEANRRIFHALLSLYQDGTIIDLTSAATRLKDQGELDRVGGLAYLTQLTDASVTSSNTREYVHQIQDKALIRKMIAATEEIARKGLEEGQPDIDAYLDAAEKAVLDVSRNRRTSEFKTAPEIMNNVLEQIKLRSENHSVVTGLKTGFREFDKMTHGLQNGDLDILAARPSMGKTAVMLNFALNAAAYAPQKAVAIFSLEMSADQLGMRLLSAKSRVAGDKLKTGDLGKDDDWQRVSDAAQQLKRSKIFIDDTPGSKVPQIFSKCRRLQQQEGLSLVLIDYIQLITGSRATNDVSRQQEVSDISRALKALARELNVPVIALSQLSRAVEQRENKRPMLSDLRESGAIEQDADIVLMLYRDSYYNPAAKDEADKNGSEPLEINIAKHRNGATGKFNLMFEASTNALMNIEYSQEQR; this is encoded by the coding sequence ATGGCGGTGCATGCGCTGCCTTCGGCTGTAGAAGCTGAGGCGAGTCTTCTTGGGACGATGATGCTCTATGACAATGCGGCCAAGACGGCGATTGAAATGGGGCTGAATGAGGATGATTTTTTCGTCGAGGCGAACCGGCGTATTTTTCATGCGCTTCTTTCGCTGTATCAGGATGGTACGATCATTGATCTGACGTCGGCGGCGACGCGTTTGAAGGATCAGGGGGAGCTGGACCGTGTTGGGGGCCTTGCCTATCTGACGCAGCTGACTGATGCGTCCGTAACTTCGAGCAATACGCGGGAGTATGTGCATCAGATTCAGGATAAGGCTCTGATCCGCAAGATGATTGCGGCGACGGAGGAGATTGCGCGCAAGGGTCTGGAAGAGGGGCAGCCGGATATTGATGCCTACCTCGATGCGGCGGAGAAGGCGGTTCTTGATGTGTCGCGCAACCGGCGGACCAGTGAGTTCAAGACGGCGCCGGAGATCATGAACAACGTTCTGGAACAGATCAAGCTGCGCAGTGAAAACCATTCGGTGGTAACGGGTCTGAAGACCGGTTTCCGTGAGTTTGACAAGATGACACACGGTCTGCAGAACGGGGATCTCGATATTCTGGCGGCGCGTCCTTCGATGGGAAAGACGGCGGTGATGCTGAACTTTGCGCTGAATGCGGCAGCCTATGCGCCGCAGAAGGCGGTTGCGATCTTTTCGCTGGAAATGAGTGCGGATCAGCTGGGCATGCGTCTTCTGTCGGCAAAGTCACGGGTAGCCGGCGACAAGCTGAAGACGGGCGATCTTGGTAAGGACGATGATTGGCAGCGGGTTTCGGATGCGGCGCAGCAACTGAAGCGTTCGAAGATTTTTATTGATGATACGCCGGGTTCGAAGGTGCCGCAGATCTTTTCAAAGTGCCGGCGTCTGCAGCAGCAGGAGGGTCTTTCGCTTGTGCTGATCGACTATATTCAGCTGATCACCGGATCGCGGGCGACCAACGATGTGTCGCGTCAGCAGGAGGTGTCCGATATTTCGCGTGCATTGAAGGCTTTGGCGCGTGAACTGAATGTTCCGGTCATTGCGCTTTCGCAGCTGTCCCGTGCCGTTGAGCAGCGTGAGAATAAGCGGCCGATGCTGTCGGATCTGCGTGAATCCGGTGCCATTGAGCAGGATGCGGATATTGTTCTGATGCTGTATCGTGACAGCTACTACAATCCGGCGGCCAAGGATGAGGCGGATAAGAACGGATCGGAGCCGTTGGAAATCAACATTGCCAAGCATCGTAACGGTGCAACGGGCAAGTTCAATCTGATGTTCGAGGCGTCGACGAATGCGCTGATGAACATTGAATACAGTCAGGAGCAGCGCTGA
- the rlmH gene encoding 23S rRNA (pseudouridine(1915)-N(3))-methyltransferase RlmH, giving the protein MIRIISCGRLKEKWMREGIAEYMKRIMPYEKIEMVEVDDEPAPQTNSDAENQQVKKIEGERLLRQIKPQEYVILLDLAGKEMDSIAFSGMLSDLHAHGCSRIDFVIGGSLGVSPDLIHRADYRWKLSVNTFPHTLCRILVLEQIYRAHRILAHEPYHK; this is encoded by the coding sequence ATGATTCGGATTATTTCCTGCGGCAGGCTGAAGGAAAAGTGGATGCGTGAAGGCATTGCCGAGTATATGAAACGCATCATGCCCTATGAAAAGATCGAAATGGTGGAAGTCGACGATGAGCCGGCGCCGCAGACCAACTCCGATGCCGAGAACCAGCAGGTAAAGAAGATTGAAGGGGAACGGCTGCTGAGGCAGATTAAACCGCAGGAGTATGTGATTCTGCTGGATCTTGCGGGAAAAGAGATGGATTCCATTGCCTTCAGCGGAATGCTTTCCGATCTGCATGCGCATGGCTGCAGCCGGATTGATTTTGTGATCGGCGGTTCGCTGGGCGTCAGTCCTGATCTGATCCATCGGGCAGACTATCGTTGGAAGCTGTCGGTCAATACATTTCCGCATACTCTTTGCCGGATCCTGGTACTGGAGCAGATTTACCGGGCGCACCGGATTCTTGCCCATGAGCCCTATCACAAGTGA
- a CDS encoding MBL fold metallo-hydrolase: protein MMKFALLCSGSKGNSFLLRDEHTCILVDCGSTKRYLNQCFEQLGFDPSEIDAVLITHDHSDHVAQVGMFADHLIYSPVDLKVPTQHIEPEKPLTIGHLTVTPVELSHDAPHTVGYIFQSWQEKLVYITDTGYVKYSYVPLLKGADYIILESNHDVEMLMHTSRPAYLKARIAGDDGHLCNEDCASLLQEIVTPRTKQIVLAHISQEANTRQKALSAAAQALQQVKDSLNPHLQLAAAGQFEMIRGGSDEKVDLGSVVWSAGMECDSEH, encoded by the coding sequence ATGATGAAATTTGCACTATTGTGCTCCGGTTCAAAAGGCAATTCGTTTCTTCTACGGGATGAGCATACCTGCATTCTGGTGGACTGCGGATCGACGAAGCGCTATCTGAACCAGTGCTTTGAGCAGCTGGGCTTTGATCCATCAGAGATTGATGCGGTGCTGATTACGCATGATCATTCCGATCATGTGGCGCAGGTCGGCATGTTTGCGGATCATCTGATCTATTCGCCAGTCGATCTCAAAGTTCCTACGCAGCATATTGAGCCGGAGAAGCCGCTGACGATCGGGCATCTGACGGTGACGCCGGTGGAGCTGAGCCATGATGCGCCGCATACGGTCGGCTACATCTTTCAAAGCTGGCAGGAGAAGCTGGTTTACATTACGGATACAGGCTATGTGAAGTACAGCTATGTGCCGCTGCTCAAGGGTGCGGATTACATCATCCTTGAGAGCAACCACGACGTTGAGATGCTCATGCACACGAGCCGGCCGGCTTATCTGAAGGCACGGATTGCGGGCGATGACGGGCATCTTTGCAACGAAGACTGCGCTTCCTTGCTGCAGGAAATCGTTACGCCGCGGACGAAACAGATTGTTCTGGCGCATATTTCCCAGGAAGCCAATACGCGGCAGAAAGCACTGTCCGCGGCAGCACAGGCGCTGCAGCAGGTGAAGGATTCGCTGAATCCGCACCTGCAGCTAGCGGCGGCGGGACAGTTCGAAATGATACGGGGAGGCAGCGATGAAAAAGTTGATCTGGGCAGTGTTGTGTGGTCTGCTGGTATGGAATGTGATTCTGAGCACTGA
- a CDS encoding M23 family metallopeptidase — protein MKKFLVLVASFLGALFIVMGLPALMNRSVAVYSGRDSETSAVSQSILRIDSEPHTVQKIYNAGQLIGVLSSQNRLNAYLKQVYADDYAETFPDSSVALGKDVYVEEEQSYFVYQNVDDDIFSYLHDNELFSLAATVVDFSDDSGVYAEIAVANADLYQQAMQDFLSMFISQSDLAALSAGQSTGELTAYGSRATGISISQTITTRDDYASPSDIKTTKEEILDYLEYGDNQDREYYTVERYDTVAGVGSKNNGLSATQVMNLNRDKISNVNQVLNEGEVLCVTYFTSPIDVVVTQESMRQETIYPSTIYQEDDTVREGESFVKQAGVNGSQNTVYSERWINGVLISGEKISSVETLQPVDEIITVGTLEIPGYGTGIWRWPVDNVHISCAWGCYANHEADDIQNFYDRYGPIYAADRGVIEENSYDPISGNYVIINHNDGWYSYYGHMYVPSPLAVGTIVDKGDVIGQIGMTGRATGPHVHFFIFQKDENGNRELHDPCEFLDCDATI, from the coding sequence ATGAAGAAGTTTCTGGTACTGGTTGCTTCGTTTCTGGGGGCGCTGTTTATTGTGATGGGGCTGCCGGCGTTAATGAACCGTTCCGTTGCCGTATACAGCGGCCGTGACAGTGAGACGTCGGCGGTGAGCCAGAGTATTCTCAGGATTGACAGTGAGCCGCATACGGTTCAGAAGATCTACAACGCTGGTCAGCTGATCGGTGTGCTGAGTTCGCAGAACCGGCTGAATGCCTATCTGAAGCAGGTGTATGCCGATGACTATGCCGAGACATTTCCGGATTCTTCGGTGGCACTTGGCAAGGATGTGTACGTGGAAGAGGAGCAGAGCTACTTTGTCTATCAGAATGTGGATGATGACATCTTCTCCTATCTTCATGACAATGAGCTGTTTTCTCTGGCGGCGACGGTCGTTGATTTTTCGGATGATTCCGGTGTGTATGCGGAGATTGCGGTAGCCAATGCGGATCTTTACCAGCAGGCGATGCAGGATTTTCTTTCGATGTTCATTTCGCAGAGTGATCTTGCGGCTCTGAGTGCGGGACAAAGTACCGGGGAGCTGACAGCCTATGGTTCGCGGGCGACGGGCATTTCGATTTCGCAGACGATTACGACGCGCGATGACTATGCAAGTCCTTCGGATATCAAGACGACGAAGGAAGAGATTCTGGATTATCTGGAGTATGGGGACAATCAGGATCGGGAATACTATACGGTGGAGCGCTACGATACAGTTGCCGGTGTCGGCTCCAAGAACAACGGTCTTTCGGCGACACAGGTCATGAATCTGAACCGGGACAAGATTTCCAATGTGAACCAGGTGCTCAATGAGGGCGAAGTACTGTGCGTTACGTACTTTACGTCGCCGATCGATGTCGTGGTGACGCAGGAGTCGATGCGTCAGGAGACGATCTATCCAAGCACGATTTACCAGGAAGATGATACGGTGCGTGAGGGCGAGTCGTTTGTGAAGCAGGCGGGCGTCAACGGTTCGCAGAATACCGTGTATTCGGAACGGTGGATCAACGGCGTCCTGATTTCCGGTGAAAAGATCAGTTCGGTTGAGACGCTGCAGCCGGTGGATGAAATCATTACGGTTGGTACATTAGAGATTCCCGGCTATGGTACGGGCATCTGGCGGTGGCCGGTGGACAATGTACATATCAGCTGCGCCTGGGGATGCTACGCAAACCATGAGGCGGATGATATTCAGAACTTCTACGATCGCTACGGTCCGATCTATGCGGCGGACCGCGGTGTCATCGAGGAAAACAGCTATGATCCGATTTCGGGCAACTATGTGATCATCAATCACAACGACGGCTGGTATTCGTATTACGGTCACATGTATGTGCCCAGTCCCCTGGCCGTCGGCACGATTGTTGATAAGGGTGATGTGATCGGTCAGATCGGTATGACGGGCCGGGCGACGGGTCCGCATGTACACTTCTTCATATTCCAGAAAGATGAGAACGGGAACCGGGAACTTCATGATCCCTGCGAGTTCCTCGACTGTGACGCGACGATATGA